One stretch of Gammaproteobacteria bacterium DNA includes these proteins:
- the atpA gene encoding F0F1 ATP synthase subunit alpha yields the protein MQLSASEISNLIKKRIKNFEAVTEARTEGTVVSVADGIVRVHGLADVMQGEMIEFPGDTYGMALNLERDSVGAVVLGSYLHISEGDTVKCTGRILEVPVGEALLGRVVDALGNPIDGKGPVEASGTSPIEKVAPGVISRKSVDQPVQTGLKAVDAMIPVGRGQRELIIGDRQTGKTAVAIDAIINQKGTGIKCIYVAIGQKASSIAAVVRKLEEHGALEHTIIVSAAASESAAMQYIAPYSGCTMGEYFRDRGEDALIVYDDLTKQAWAYRQVSLLLRRPPGREAYPGDVFYLHSRLLERAARINAEHVEAITGGKVKGKTGSLTALPIIETQGGDVSAFVPTNVISITDGQIFLETDLFNSGIRPAINAGLSVSRVGGAAQTKIIKKLGGGVRLDLAQYRELAAFAQFASDLDETTRKQLERGQRVTELMKQAQYSPLSVAQQAVSLFAANEGFLDDVELEKVGSFEGALLSFMGSEHTDLMKRINDTGDFNDEIAKGLKTALESFKANQVW from the coding sequence AATAAGCAATTTAATTAAAAAGCGCATTAAAAATTTTGAAGCTGTAACCGAAGCTCGTACGGAAGGAACTGTTGTCAGTGTGGCTGACGGTATTGTTCGTGTCCACGGGCTGGCAGATGTAATGCAAGGGGAAATGATCGAATTTCCTGGCGATACATACGGTATGGCTTTGAACTTGGAGCGTGATTCTGTAGGAGCTGTTGTTTTAGGTTCTTATCTGCACATATCTGAAGGTGACACTGTAAAGTGTACTGGACGTATTCTTGAAGTTCCTGTTGGTGAAGCGCTATTAGGGCGTGTAGTCGATGCTTTGGGTAACCCGATTGATGGTAAAGGGCCTGTTGAAGCGTCTGGAACTTCGCCTATTGAAAAGGTTGCGCCTGGTGTTATTAGTCGTAAATCAGTCGATCAGCCTGTGCAAACAGGTCTGAAGGCTGTTGATGCGATGATTCCAGTTGGGCGTGGTCAGCGTGAGTTAATCATTGGTGATCGTCAAACGGGTAAAACAGCAGTTGCTATCGATGCAATTATCAATCAAAAAGGCACAGGTATTAAATGTATCTATGTTGCGATTGGTCAAAAAGCATCTTCTATTGCCGCTGTGGTACGCAAGTTGGAAGAGCATGGTGCATTAGAGCATACAATTATTGTATCAGCTGCTGCGTCAGAATCTGCTGCAATGCAATATATTGCACCTTATTCAGGTTGCACAATGGGAGAATACTTCCGTGACCGTGGCGAAGATGCGCTGATTGTATATGATGATTTAACCAAGCAAGCTTGGGCATATCGTCAAGTCTCTTTGTTACTTCGCCGTCCACCTGGTCGTGAAGCTTATCCTGGTGATGTATTTTACCTTCATTCTCGTTTGCTTGAGCGTGCGGCGCGCATTAATGCTGAGCATGTTGAAGCAATCACTGGCGGGAAAGTTAAAGGCAAGACAGGCTCTTTAACTGCGCTGCCTATTATCGAAACCCAAGGCGGAGATGTATCTGCATTTGTACCAACGAACGTAATATCTATTACTGATGGTCAAATCTTCCTTGAAACTGATCTGTTTAACTCTGGTATAAGACCAGCGATTAATGCAGGTCTTTCAGTTTCTCGTGTGGGTGGTGCAGCACAAACCAAGATTATTAAAAAGCTTGGTGGTGGTGTACGTCTTGATTTAGCTCAATATCGTGAATTGGCCGCATTCGCTCAATTTGCATCTGATCTGGATGAAACAACACGTAAGCAGTTGGAGCGCGGTCAACGCGTGACTGAATTGATGAAACAGGCTCAATACTCTCCTTTGAGTGTTGCACAGCAGGCGGTTTCTCTATTTGCTGCGAATGAAGGTTTTCTTGATGATGTAGAGCTTGAAAAAGTGGGTTCTTTCGAAGGTGCATTGCTTTCTTTTATGGGATCTGAGCATACTGATTTAATGAAACGTATCAACGATACGGGTGATTTTAATGATGAAATTGCAAAGGGTTTGAAGACTGCACTTGAGAGCTTTAAAGCAAATCAGGTCTGGTAA
- the atpG gene encoding F0F1 ATP synthase subunit gamma, giving the protein MAVGKEIRTQIKSVKNTQKITRAMEMVAASKMRKAQERMTASRPYAEKIRNVIGHLAHAHPEYNHPYLTSHDEVKRVGYIVISSDRGLCGGLNPNLFRATINSAKEWKEKGVEAIYSIIGSKALSFFKRFADIQAQITQLGDTPSVNDIIGNVKVMLDAYDKGEIDRLYVVNNEFVNTMTQTPKVQQLLPIVASDEKELEHHWDYLYEPEAKDVLDALMTRYIESLVYQGLVENIACEQAARMVSMKSASDNAGSVIDDLELVYNKARQAAITQEISEIVAGAAAV; this is encoded by the coding sequence ATGGCCGTTGGAAAAGAGATCCGCACTCAAATCAAGAGTGTAAAAAATACTCAAAAAATAACGCGTGCCATGGAGATGGTCGCGGCGAGTAAAATGCGGAAAGCTCAGGAGCGAATGACTGCTTCAAGGCCTTATGCAGAAAAAATTCGTAACGTAATTGGTCACCTTGCACATGCACATCCTGAATATAACCACCCTTATTTGACCTCACATGATGAGGTCAAACGAGTGGGCTATATTGTGATTTCATCCGACCGGGGCTTATGTGGCGGGTTAAACCCGAACCTTTTCAGGGCTACGATTAATTCTGCAAAAGAGTGGAAAGAAAAAGGTGTTGAAGCCATTTATTCTATTATTGGTTCAAAAGCACTGTCATTCTTTAAACGCTTTGCAGATATTCAAGCTCAGATTACACAGTTAGGTGATACGCCTTCTGTGAATGACATCATTGGTAATGTTAAGGTGATGCTGGATGCTTATGATAAAGGCGAAATTGATCGGCTTTATGTGGTGAATAATGAGTTTGTTAATACAATGACTCAAACACCAAAGGTTCAGCAATTACTACCAATCGTGGCGAGTGATGAAAAGGAGCTTGAGCACCATTGGGATTATCTTTATGAGCCTGAGGCTAAAGATGTCCTGGATGCTTTGATGACTCGTTATATTGAGTCACTCGTTTATCAAGGCCTTGTTGAAAACATTGCTTGTGAGCAGGCGGCTCGAATGGTTTCAATGAAAAGTGCTTCTGATAATGCGGGTAGTGTTATTGACGATCTTGAATTGGTTTACAATAAAGCGCGTCAGGCGGCAATTACTCAAGAGATATCAGAGATCGTTGCGGGTGCAGCAGCAGTTTAA